One genomic window of Ciona intestinalis chromosome 7, KH, whole genome shotgun sequence includes the following:
- the LOC100177995 gene encoding sushi, von Willebrand factor type A, EGF and pentraxin domain-containing protein 1-like isoform X2, translated as MLLRWRQYAPETHVLLQRLLGFESQERSQSQPPSTPSPTPRSATMTALQVFAMLQNQGVDARTALALIYEELYGINYFTLLTLWREFGTNYLYLLFVSNRAANRTVNPNSPRLLFAGGEPDYPGSQVLNTCNPANVGNTCGNPAYTTRGSCIRWKCCWDASTRTCYHATNNVIYLRQRCRPGFRNPPKCEDIDECLSNPCQNGGICTNLLNGYRCNCLSSIAGPNCENKCQNPPTLLNGGYTPIRTPPIYDINEIITYTCNGNYALQGGNTIICLSTGQFTILSATCVQGCPRPPDIPNGVITPPDAYIAVGSAVTYTCNTGYTFNPQGTYKLACPPTQIFTVPSTNTCQKNCQSAPPPSANGFAPTYNPPSTTSFPPGTTATYTCGPNYAFPLGTVATLTCSTTGTWSSATAPICAQGCPRPANILNGEITPADASIPVGGSITYTCNSGYTFNPAGQAVLTCPSTLSFVVPPGNICFKNCQAAPPEGTNGSPPGYSTTIISGSNTYSPGTNAIYSCNANFAFPSTVSNTLTCLTTGLWSPSVAPACVSGCPRPPDIPNGIIQPPDQFIAVGSTVTYSCIQGYAFNSAGTATLTCPASLSFVVPTENTCQPNCQSAPQKTANTGDPSYNNQPVVVGNLNTYLAGTTATYTCIQNHIFPTGVTGTLTCTPSGTWNPQNAPICVPVSSCTSAPSDSCCNAPVYSNNPITGSQNYVVGTTATYTCNQGSHIAGGDDFITCMSNGQWSPSTAPSCFQVCSAAPTPQTNSGGPNYSPAVITGTTTYKKGTTAVYTCSGAFAFATTESDTLTCGSVSPGAWEKTVSPTCSAVCSTAPTEMANGIPPTYAPGTIGSNNYKSGTVATYTCTPPNRFPAGTTGTLTCNAGTWNPSTSPQCSAVCSAAPTQSSNGQPPSYSSSGTTVGGITTYSSGTQAIYSCTGDFAFPASVSHTLTCNAGTWNLASAPQCTAVCSVAPSASSNGNPPTYSQAAVTISGNTKYRSQTTATYTCQNSFSFATSTSDTLTCNAGTWSPSTPPMCEAVCSAAPTPQTNSGGPNYSPAVITGTTTYKKGTTAVYTCSGAFAFATTESDTLTCGSVSPGAWEKTVSPTCTAVCSTAPTQSTNGQPPFYSPSGTTVGGITTYSSGTQAIYSCTGDFAFPASVSHTLTCNAGTWNLASAPQCTAVCSVAPSASSNGNPPTYSQAAVTISGNTKYRSQTTATYTCQSGYSLAASTSDTITCNAGTWSPSTPPMCLAVCNNAPAVPNANTVAPTYAPPAISGTTTYQSGTIGTYTCASGFDFPVGTTGVVTCGSVTAGLWNPNTAPVCTQSCDPAPSGTNTNPAIVYSTTVNLGKYKSGTTATYTCVGQTAFLPNVNNFITCNAGTWNPLTAPACETVCQAAPTQLTNGVAPTYVPSGVVISGNTRYRKSTVATYTCNTNFNFASGVPDILSCNGPAWSGTAPLCEPVCNDAPAAANSNGNAPLYAPAVVVVGSTNTYKKNTVATYTCKTNFALGAGVSETLTCGSVSDGAWEPTTAPACLAICSSAPAAANANGQQPSYSSAAIFGTSYQSGTVATYNCLTNFAIEAGLPDTLTCQSGSWNPSTAPVCVAVCSDAPPAADGNGQAPTYSTSAISGKYRSKTMATYRCNSGFAIPVGTSETSECNSGVWNPSTAPTCRSACMPAPSATGTTTGPTYNPIAVTISGNNRYRSQTIATYGCSSNTYFATGISESLTCNAGSWSSSTSPQCTAVCSAAPAQQANGQAPSYTPAGVVIGLIRYRSGTMATYTCNDNYLFATMVSDTLTCTAPSWSPASSPTCVKACVAAPGRASANGNSPQYDTPAVSLGQGLSYRSGTIATYTCNGEFALGESVSSVLTCMGSSGWSPSTAPICLAVCAEAPAAANANGMAPTYSTTAIIISTNTRYRSGTVATYRCNTGSELGVAVSETIVCTSLSWSGGAPVCLATCSAAPAALTNGNAPTYSAAPIGGNYRSGTIATYTCQTNFAFGSGGTDILTCSSGAWSPTSAPACLQTCSAAPAPANAQGNSPSYSTSAISAGSYRSATSATYTCMSSNYIIVGSNSLVCVSGSWVPAAAPVCVAACTTAPSQLTNGNAPTYSTTEIVSGRYAANTIATYTCQTGFGFNNDQITTSTIQCSSTGTWNPTTAPQCVSVCGTPLCRNGQSCVGSACLCDVNGGTFCEWKPLGGGRYYRVLSTPVTSFTDAVAAC; from the exons ATGTTGCTACGATGGAGGCAGTACGCACCCGAGACTCATGTGTTACTTCAGAG ACTGTTGGGATTTGAGTCGCAGGAAAGATCACAGTCACAACCCCCAAGTACTCCGTCTCCCACTCCACGATCTGCGACCATGACCGCTTTACAAGTTTTCGCCATGCTGCAAAATCAAGGCGTAGATGCACGTACAGCACTAGCGCTGATATACGAAG AACTATACGGGATAAACTATTTTACTCTTCTTACTTTGTGGAGAGAATTCGGAACGAACTACCTTTATCTGCTTTTCGTATCAA ATCGTGCTGCGAACAGAACGGTAAACCCGAATAGTCCAC GACTCTTATTTGCCGGCGGCGAGCCTGATTACCCAGGATCCCAAGTACTTAATACTTGCAACCCAGccaacgttggaaatacatgCGGTAATCCGGCTTACACAACCAG GGGAAGTTGCATTAGATGGAAATGCTGCTGGGATGCAAGTACACGTACGTGCTACCATGCGACAAATAACG TTATTTACCTGCGTCAACGGTGTAGGCCAGGATTCAGAAACCCACCTAAATGCGAAG ATATTGATGAGTGCTTGTCAAATCCATGCCAGAATGGTGGAATATGCACTAACTTGTTAAATGGTTATCGATGTAACTGTCTTTCTTCTATTGCTGGGCCCAACTGTGAAAATA AGTGTCAAAACCCTCCTACATTATTGAATGGGGGATATACACCAATCAGAACACCTCCTATCTACGACATTAATGAAATTATAACCTACACCTGTAATGGGAACTATGCCTTGCAAGGAGGAAACACCATAATTTGTTTAAGTACTGGCCAGTTTACCATCCTTAGTGCAACCTGTGTACAAG GATGTCCAAGGCCCCCAGATATTCCTAATGGTGTTATTACACCACCAGATGCATACATCGCGGTTGGTAGTGCTGTTACCTACACATGTAACACCGGCTATACATTCAATCCACAAGGAACTTATAAATTGGCTTGCCCTCCCACTCAGATCTTTACTGTTCCATCAACAAATACTTGTCAAAAAA ACTGCCAGAGTGCACCtccaccaagtgcaaatggtTTTGCTCCAACTTACAATCCACCATCTACAACCTCTTTCCCACCTGGAACAACAGCCACCTATACATGTGGCCCCAATTATGCTTTTCCACTTGGCACAGTAGCAACCTTAACTTGTTCAACCACTGGTACTTGGAGTTCTGCTACTGCTCCAATTTGTGCACAAG GATGTCCACGGCCGGCTAATATTTTGAATGGTGAAATCACACCAGCTGATGCATCAATTCCAGTTGGTGGAAGCATCACTTACACTTGCAACTCTGGATACACTTTCAACCCTGCTGGCCAAGCTGTTCTCACATGCCCTTCAACTTTAAGTTTTGTAGTTCCGCCCGGaaatatttgctttaaaa ATTGCCAAGCTGCACCACCAGAAGGAACAAATGGATCGCCTCCAGGATACAGCACAACAATTATAAGCGGTTCTAACACTTACTCCCCAGGAACTAATGCTATTTATAGTTGCAATGCAAACTTTGCATTCCCATCTACAGTTTCAAATACATTAACCTGCCTTACAACTGGTTTATGGTCTCCAAGTGTGGCACCTGCCTGTGTGAGTG GTTGTCCACGACCACCTGATATTCCAAATGGAATTATTCAACCACCTGACCAGTTTATTGCTGTTGGCAGCACAGTTACCTACTCCTGCATACAAGGATATGCGTTCAACTCGGCTGGTACTGCCACCTTAACATGCCCCGCATCTCTCAGTTTTGTTGTCCCAACGGAAAACACATGCCAACCAA aTTGTCAGTCTGCACCACAAAAAACAGCCAACACAGGTGACCCCAGTTACAATAATCAACCTGTTGTGGTTGGCAACCTCAACACTTATTTGGCTGGAACAACAGCAACATACACCTGTATACAAAACCATATATTTCCCACTGGTGTGACAGGAACACTAACATGTACACCAAGTGGAACATGGAACCCACAAAACGCACCAATCTGTGTCCCAG TATCGTCATGTACATCAGCACCATCAGATTCATGTTGCAATGCACCTGTTTACTCCAATAATCCAATCACTGGATCGCAGAACTACGTGGTTGGAACGACTGCTACCTATACCTGTAATCAAGGATCTCATATAGCTGGTGGAGATGATTTCATTACTTGCATGTCAAATGGACAGTGGTCTCCAAGTACAGCACCATCTTGTTTCCAAG TTTGTAGTGCTGCACCTACTCCCCAAACAAATAGTGGAGGGCCAAACTACTCACCTGCTGTTATCACTGGAACtacaacatataaaaaaggAACCACTGCTGTTTATACTTGTTCTGGAGCATTTGCATTTGCTACTACGGAGAGTGATACACTTACTTGTGGAAGTGTCAGTCCTGGTGCATGGGAGAAAACAGTATCACCTACATGTAGTGCAG TATGCTCTACTGCTCCAACTGAAATGGCAAATGGTATCCCACCTACTTATGCACCAGGGACCATTGGTAGTAACAATTATAAAAGTGGAACGGTTGCAACATACACTTGTACACCTCCAAATCGGTTTCCAGCTGGTACAACTGGAACATTGACATGTAATGCAGGAACATGGAATCCCAGCACATCACCACAATGTTCAGcag TATGCTCCGCTGCCCCAACGCAAAGTTCAAATGGTCAACCTCCATCATACAGTTCAA GTGGAACTACTGTAGGAGGTATCACAACTTATTCTAGTGGAACACAAGCCATTTATTCATGTACTGGTGATTTTGCTTTTCCAGCATCAGTTTCTCACACACTTACATGCAATGCTGGAACTTGGAATCTAGCATCTGCACCACAGTGCACTGCAg TGTGTTCAGTTGCACCGTCTGCTTCATCTAATGGAAATCCACCAACGTACAGCCAAGCAGCTGTCACAATTAGTGGaaacacaaaatatagaaGTCAAACTACTGCAACATATACTTGTCAAAATAGCTTTAGTTTTGCAACTTCCACATCTGACACATTAACATGCAATGCGGGTACATGGTCACCAAGTACACCTCCAATGTGTGAAGCTG tttgtaGTGCTGCACCTACTCCCCAAACAAATAGTGGAGGGCCAAACTACTCACCTGCTGTTATCACTGGAACtacaacatataaaaaaggAACCACTGCTGTTTATACTTGTTCTGGAGCATTTGCATTTGCTACTACGGAGAGTGATACACTTACTTGTGGAAGTGTCAGTCCTGGTGCATGGGAGAAAACAGTATCACCTACATGTACTGCAG TATGCTCTACTGCTCCAACGCAAAGTACAAATGGTCAACCTCCATTTTACAGTCCAAGTGGAACTACTGTAGGAGGTATCACAACTTATTCTAGTGGAACACAAGCCATTTATTCATGTACTGGTGATTTTGCTTTTCCAGCATCAGTTTCTCACACACTTACATGCAATGCTGGAACTTGGAATCTAGCATCTGCACCACAGTGCACTGCAg TGTGTTCAGTTGCACCATCTGCTTCATCTAATGGAAATCCACCAACGTACAGCCAAGCAGCTGTCACAATTAGTGGaaacacaaaatatagaaGTCAAACTACTGCAACATATACTTGTCAAAGTGGCTACAGTCTTGCAGCTTCCACATCTGACACAATAACATGCAATGCGGGTACATGGTCACCAAGTACACCTCCAATGTGTCTAGCAG TTTGCAATAATGCTCCAGCTGTTCCAAATGCAAACACTGTTGCACCAACGTACGCACCACCAGCAATAAGTGGGACAACAACATATCAAAGTGGAACGATAGGAACATATACATGTGCTTCTGGTTTTGATTTTCCAGTTGGAACAACAGGCGTTGTGACATGTGGTAGTGTAACTGCTGGGTTGTGGAATCCTAACACTGCACCAGTATGCACACAAA GTTGTGATCCTGCACCATCTGGAACCAACACAAATCCTGCAATTGTATACAGCACCACAGTTAATTTGGGCAAATACAAAAGTGGAACAACTGCAACTTACACCTGTGTTGGTCAAACtgcatttttaccaaatgtaaacaattttattacttGCAATGCTGGTACATGGAATCCTTTAACTGCACCAGCATGTGAAACAG tttgtcAAGCTGCTCCAACTCAGTTAACAAATGGTGTTGCTCCAACCTACGTTCCTTCTGGTGTAGTTATTTCTGGAAACACAAGATATAGAAAAAGTACTGTGGCAACATACACTTGCAACACAAACTTTAACTTTGCTAGTGGCGTACCTGACATACTGTCATGCAATGGACCTGCATGGTCTGGTACTGCACCGCTATGTGAACCAG TTTGCAATGATGCACCTGCTGCAGCCAATTCAAATGGAAATGCACCATTATATGCACCAGCTGTAGTTGTTGTAGGCTCAACaaacacatacaaaaaaaacacagtagCAACATATACATGTAAAACCAATTTCGCATTAGGAGCTGGAGTTTCAGAAACACTGACTTGTGGAAGTGTTAGTGACGGTGCATGGGAACCTACTACTGCACCAGCGTGCCTTGCAA TATGCAGTTCAGCACCAGCTGCAGCAAATGCAAACGGCCAACAACCATCTTACAGTTCTGCAGCAATATTTGGCACTTCATACCAAAGTGGAACTGTTGCCACCTATAACTGCTTGACAAATTTTGCCATAGAAGCTGGATTACCTGACACGCTAACATGCCAATCAGGTTCTTGGAACCCATCAACAGCACCAGTTTGTGTGGCAG tttgttcgGATGCACCTCCAGCTGCAGACGGCAATGGTCAGGCACCAACATACAGCACCTCAGCAATTTCTGGAAAATACAGAAGCAAGACTATGGCTACATATAGGTGTAATTCTGGATTTGCTATACCTGTTGGTACTTCAGAGACTTCTGAGTGTAACAGTGGTGTTTGGAACCCAAGTACAGCACCTACATGCCGTTCAG CTTGCATGCCAGCTCCATCAGCTACAGGCACAACAACTGGTCCAACGTACAACCCAATCGCGGTTACAATAAGTGGCAATAACAGATATAGAAGTCAAACAATTGCAACTTACGGATGTAGTTCTAATACTTATTTTGCTACTGGAATCTCGGAATCATTAACTTGCAACGCTGGTTCATGGAGTTCTAGCACATCACCCCAGTGCACTGCAG taTGCTCAGCTGCACCAGCGCAACAAGCAAATGGACAGGCTCCTAGTTATACACCTGCTGGGGTTGTAATTGGTTTAATTAGGTACAGAAGTGGTACGATGGCTACATACACCTGTAATGATAACTATCTTTTTGCTACCATGGTATCTGACACACTAACATGTACTGCACCAAGTTGGTCACCAGCAAGTTCACCCACATGCGTAAAAG CATGTGTTGCGGCTCCCGGACGTGCCAGTGCAAATGGTAACTCCCCACAATACGACACACCTGCTGTCTCCCTGGGCCAGGGTCTTTCATATAGAAGTGGAACAATAGCAACATATACTTGTAATGGGGAGTTTGCTCTAGGGGAATCTGTTTCATCAGTTCTAACGTGTATGGGTAGCTCTGGTTGGTCCCCAAGCACTGCTCCAATTTGTTTGGCAG TGTGTGCAGAAGCACCAGCGGCTGCCAATGCTAACGGCATGGCTCCCACGTATAGTACAACAGCTATCATAATTTCTACAAATACAAGATACAGAAGTGGAACAGTTGCAACATATCGGTGCAACACAGGCTCAGAATTGGGAGTAGCAGTTAGTGAAACAATAGTATGCACATCTTTATCATGGAGTGGGGGTGCACCGGTTTGTCTAGCCA CATGCTCAGCTGCACCAGCAGCTTTAACAAATGGAAATGCACCAACATATAGTGCAGCGCCAATAGGTGGAAATTACAGAAGTGGTACAATTGCTACATACACTTGTCAGACAAATTTTGCATTTGGTTCTGGAGGCACAGACATCCTAACATGCAGTTCAGGAGCTTGGTCTCCTACGAGTGCACCTGCTTGCTTACAAA CTTGTTCCGCTGCACCTGCACCCGCAAATGCTCAGGGCAATTCCCCATCCTACAGCACTTCCGCAATCAGCGCAGGATCCTACAGAAGTGCTACTTCAGCGACATATACTTGCATGAGCagtaattatattattgttggAAGCAACTCATTGGTTTGTGTTAGTGGTAGTTGGGTACCCGCTGCAGCTCCTGTGTGCGTTGCAG cATGCACAACTGCACCTAGTCAACTTACAAATGGAAATGCACCAACATACAGCACTACAGAAATAGTTTCTGGTAGATATGCTGCTAACACAATTGCAACATACACTTGTCAAACAGGATTTGGATTCAATAACGACCAGATTACAACTTCTACTATTCAGTGTTCTTCAACTGGCACCTGGAATCCAACAACAGCACCACAATGCGTATCAG TCTGTGGAACACCACTGTGCAGAAATGGTCAGTCATGCGTAGGTTCTGCATGCTTATGTGACGTGAATGGTGGTACATTTTGTG aaTGGAAACCTCTGGGTGGAGGCCGATACTATCGAGTGTTGTCAACTCCTGTAACAAGTTTTACAGATGCAGTGGCCGCTTGCTAA